In Oncorhynchus mykiss isolate Arlee chromosome 1, USDA_OmykA_1.1, whole genome shotgun sequence, the following proteins share a genomic window:
- the ccdc124 gene encoding coiled-coil domain-containing protein 124, translating to MPKKFQGENSKAMTAKARKAEAKAVEDSRKKKELEDALWQENDKHVLKKEQRKDDKEKKRLEALERKKENQRLLDEEAAKIKGKAKEAAAAVAACKVTRAQIEETLRIEQALPQEQPKEKEKSQLESPLEENVNRLIPEEGAGDARSIEDAIAVLSTAEELDRHPERRVKAAFAAYEELNMPLLKKENPNMRLSQLKQQLKKEWMKSPENPLNQRFANYNAK from the exons ATGCCGAAGAAGTTCCAGGGCGAGAACTCCAAGGCGATGACTGCCAAGGCCCGCAAGGCAGAGGCCAAAGCTGTGGAAGACTCCCGCAAGAAGAAGGAGCTGGAGGATGCTTTATGGCAGGAGAACGATAAACATGTCCTGAAGAAAGAACAGAGGAAG GACGACAAGGAGAAGAAGCGCCTTGAGGCcctggagagaaagaaggagaaccAGCGGCTCTTGGATGAGGAGGCTGCAAAGATTAAGGGCAAGGCCAAGGAGGCGGCTGCTGCTGTGGCGGCGTGCAAAGTGACCCGGGCCCAGATTGAGGAGACGCTGCGTATTGAGCAGGCGTTACCGCAGGAGCAACCCAAAGAGAAAG AGAAGAGTCAACTGGAGTCACCCCTGGAAGAGAATGTGAATCGCCTCATCCCTGAGGAAGGTGCAGGGGACGCTAGATCCATAGAGGATGCCATTGCTGTGCTCAG CACGGCTGAAGAGCTCGACCGCCACCCCGAGCGCAGGGTGAAGGCAGCGTTCGCCGCGTACGAGGAACTGAACATGCCCCTCCTTAAAAAAGAGAACCCCAACATGCGGCTGTCGCAGCTCAAGCAGCAACTGAAAAAGGAGTGGATGAAGTCGCCAGAGAACCCCCTGAACCAGCGCTTTGCCAACTACAATGCCAAGTGA